A genomic region of Labrys wisconsinensis contains the following coding sequences:
- a CDS encoding lytic murein transglycosylase, whose protein sequence is MSTGGHYGAIGFAAWLALMAMAGTAAAAQCGNSAAGFEAWKKEFAGEASARGTGSRAISALMAASYSTATISADRGQKSFRLSLDQFMAKRGGSVIASRGKALKRSNAALFASIEQRYGVPPGPLLAIWGMETGFGNVKGNQRLVSAVATLAYDCRRSDFFTEQLYAALTLIDHGRLSPDERSSMHGEIGQTQFMPKNVLNYGQGNLDSAAGALTSTANFLKAHGWQAGAGYQPGEANFGAIEAWNAASVYQRAIAIIGHQIDGG, encoded by the coding sequence ATGTCGACGGGCGGGCACTACGGAGCGATCGGCTTTGCAGCCTGGCTGGCACTCATGGCCATGGCCGGCACGGCCGCCGCCGCGCAATGCGGCAACTCGGCGGCAGGCTTCGAAGCCTGGAAGAAGGAGTTTGCCGGCGAGGCGTCGGCCCGGGGCACCGGGTCGCGCGCCATCTCGGCCCTGATGGCGGCCAGCTATTCGACCGCGACGATCTCGGCCGACCGCGGCCAGAAAAGCTTCCGCCTGTCGCTCGACCAGTTCATGGCCAAGCGCGGCGGCTCGGTCATCGCCAGCCGCGGCAAGGCGCTGAAGCGCTCCAACGCCGCCCTGTTCGCCTCGATCGAGCAGCGCTACGGCGTCCCGCCCGGTCCGCTCCTGGCGATCTGGGGCATGGAGACCGGCTTCGGCAACGTCAAGGGCAACCAGAGGCTGGTCTCGGCGGTCGCCACCCTCGCCTATGACTGCCGCCGGTCCGACTTCTTCACCGAGCAGCTCTATGCCGCCCTGACGCTGATCGACCACGGGAGGCTCTCGCCCGACGAGCGCTCGTCCATGCACGGCGAGATCGGCCAGACGCAGTTCATGCCCAAGAACGTCCTCAACTACGGCCAGGGCAACCTCGACAGCGCGGCCGGCGCCCTGACCTCGACGGCGAACTTCCTGAAGGCGCACGGCTGGCAGGCCGGCGCGGGATATCAGCCCGGCGAGGCCAATTTCGGCGCCATCGAGGCCTGGAACGCCGCGTCGGTCTACCAGCGGGCGATCGCCATCATCGGCCACCAGATCGACGGCGGCTAA
- a CDS encoding DUF4259 domain-containing protein translates to MGAWGVKPFENDDAADFVYQVESDGLDAILAGLDAAATADYCEADQGAQAVAAAALAAAARDGQEDLLSREAAEALATIREAVLAKAGLAKLARRALRSVRGPGSELVDLWADSDEADAWNAVIDDLMERLSE, encoded by the coding sequence ATGGGCGCCTGGGGTGTGAAGCCGTTCGAGAACGACGATGCGGCGGACTTCGTCTATCAGGTCGAATCCGACGGCCTGGATGCGATCCTGGCCGGGCTCGACGCCGCGGCCACGGCCGATTATTGCGAGGCCGACCAGGGCGCGCAGGCCGTGGCCGCCGCCGCCCTCGCCGCCGCGGCGCGGGACGGGCAGGAGGACCTGCTCTCGCGCGAGGCGGCCGAGGCCCTCGCCACGATACGGGAGGCGGTCCTGGCCAAGGCGGGGCTGGCGAAGCTCGCCCGGCGAGCGCTCCGCAGCGTCCGCGGGCCGGGCTCGGAGCTGGTCGACCTCTGGGCCGACAGCGACGAGGCCGATGCGTGGAATGCCGTGATCGACGACCTGATGGAACGATTGTCCGAGTAG
- the pstA gene encoding phosphate ABC transporter permease PstA: MDRLARRRAVDYAMKAISTGFALISLFMLAWILFTLIERGGPALGLGVFTNVMSPPGGGGGLLNAIVGSLIQIVVALVIGTPIGVMAGTFLAEAGRGSRLADLIRFVNDILLSAPSILIGLFVYQMVVVPTGGFSGWAGTLALAIILMPVVVRTTEDMLALVPTTLREAAFALGAPQWKVIMLVTWRAAQTGIVTGILLALARAAGETAPLLFTSLGNNDWSTDLSRPMASLPVAIYQYAGSPFDDWVALAWAGALLITVGVLALNIVTRLLLAPKR, encoded by the coding sequence ATGGACCGTCTCGCACGACGTCGCGCCGTCGACTACGCCATGAAGGCGATCAGCACCGGCTTCGCGCTGATCTCGCTGTTCATGCTGGCCTGGATCCTGTTCACGCTGATCGAGCGCGGCGGCCCGGCGCTCGGGCTCGGCGTCTTCACCAACGTGATGTCGCCGCCCGGCGGCGGCGGCGGCCTGCTCAACGCCATCGTCGGCAGCCTGATCCAGATCGTCGTGGCGCTGGTGATCGGCACGCCGATCGGGGTCATGGCCGGCACCTTCCTGGCCGAGGCCGGCCGCGGCAGCCGGCTCGCCGACCTCATCCGCTTCGTCAACGACATCCTCCTGTCGGCGCCCTCGATCCTGATCGGCCTGTTCGTCTACCAGATGGTGGTGGTGCCGACCGGCGGCTTCTCCGGCTGGGCCGGCACGCTGGCGCTCGCCATCATCCTGATGCCGGTGGTGGTGCGCACCACCGAGGACATGCTGGCGCTGGTGCCGACCACGCTGCGCGAGGCGGCCTTCGCCCTCGGCGCGCCGCAGTGGAAGGTGATCATGCTGGTGACCTGGCGCGCCGCCCAGACCGGCATCGTCACCGGCATCCTGCTGGCGCTGGCCCGCGCCGCCGGCGAGACGGCGCCGCTGCTGTTCACCTCGCTCGGCAACAACGACTGGTCGACCGACCTGTCGCGGCCGATGGCGAGCCTGCCGGTCGCCATCTACCAATATGCCGGCAGCCCGTTCGACGACTGGGTGGCGCTGGCCTGGGCCGGGGCGCTGCTGATCACGGTCGGCGTGCTCGCCCTCAATATCGTCACCCGTCTCCTCCTGGCACCCAAGCGGTGA
- a CDS encoding type II toxin-antitoxin system RelE/ParE family toxin, which translates to MRFDAAGGVWRVAVAFDPERRAILLVAGDKSGVGQKRFYRQLIQRADRRYRAHLAQLPAR; encoded by the coding sequence CTGCGCTTCGACGCCGCGGGTGGTGTCTGGCGGGTTGCCGTTGCGTTCGACCCTGAGCGTCGAGCGATACTGTTGGTGGCGGGAGACAAATCAGGCGTTGGCCAGAAGCGTTTCTACCGGCAACTGATCCAGAGAGCGGATCGGCGGTATAGGGCGCATTTGGCACAGCTGCCGGCTCGATAG
- a CDS encoding XRE family transcriptional regulator, whose product MARTLDEVIGSLSPEQQARVSARHQQLRQEVEGLRELRRVAGKAQSELAAALRIKQPSVSKIERQADLYLSTLRTYVEALGGRLELVVHLPDRPTLRLTTIGDLVGGQDPAPKPAPARRKPAVRGQHSPLIER is encoded by the coding sequence ATGGCGCGGACGCTCGACGAAGTCATTGGGTCGCTCTCACCCGAGCAGCAGGCCCGTGTGTCTGCGCGCCATCAGCAGCTCCGCCAGGAGGTCGAAGGCTTGCGCGAGCTCCGTCGCGTTGCCGGCAAGGCGCAGTCCGAGTTGGCCGCAGCTCTCCGTATCAAGCAACCATCGGTCTCCAAGATCGAGCGACAGGCCGACCTGTACCTCTCGACGCTGCGAACCTATGTGGAGGCGCTCGGCGGGCGGCTGGAGCTCGTGGTCCATTTGCCGGATCGCCCCACGCTGCGGCTGACGACGATCGGCGACCTTGTCGGGGGACAAGATCCCGCTCCGAAGCCCGCTCCGGCGCGCAGGAAGCCCGCCGTGCGCGGTCAGCATTCGCCGTTGATCGAGAGGTAG
- the phoB gene encoding phosphate regulon transcriptional regulator PhoB, with amino-acid sequence MSPRVLIVEDEEALTTLLRYNLEAEGYEVDNVGRGDEAEIRLRESVPDLVLLDWMLPGLSGIELCRRIRMRPETERLPVIMLTARGEETERVRGLATGADDYVVKPFSVPELVARVKALLRRAKPDHVASVLKAGDISLDRETKRVHRGNREIRLGPTEFRLLEFLMQAPGRVFAREQLLDSVWGRDVYIDERTVDVHVGRLRKSINRVREVDPIRTVRGAGYSFDETFAKH; translated from the coding sequence ATGTCTCCGCGCGTCTTGATTGTCGAGGATGAGGAAGCGTTGACGACGTTGCTCCGCTACAATCTCGAGGCGGAGGGCTATGAAGTCGATAATGTCGGGCGCGGCGACGAGGCGGAGATCCGCCTGCGCGAGAGCGTGCCCGACCTCGTGCTGCTCGACTGGATGCTGCCGGGCCTGTCCGGCATCGAGCTGTGCCGCCGCATCCGCATGCGGCCGGAGACCGAGCGCCTGCCGGTGATCATGCTGACCGCCCGCGGCGAGGAGACCGAGCGCGTGCGGGGCCTGGCCACCGGCGCCGACGACTACGTGGTCAAGCCCTTCTCCGTGCCGGAGCTGGTGGCGCGGGTGAAGGCGCTGCTGCGGCGCGCCAAGCCCGACCATGTCGCCTCGGTGCTCAAGGCCGGCGACATCTCGCTCGACCGCGAGACCAAGCGCGTCCATCGCGGCAACCGCGAGATCCGCCTCGGGCCGACCGAGTTCCGCCTGCTCGAGTTTCTGATGCAGGCGCCCGGCCGCGTCTTTGCCCGCGAGCAGCTGCTCGACAGCGTCTGGGGCCGCGACGTCTATATCGACGAGCGCACCGTCGACGTGCATGTCGGCCGGCTGCGCAAGTCGATCAACCGGGTCCGCGAGGTCGATCCGATCCGCACGGTTCGCGGGGCCGGCTATTCCTTCGACGAGACCTTCGCCAAGCACTGA
- the pstB gene encoding phosphate ABC transporter ATP-binding protein PstB: MSSLPNPSITVAAADRPQSDVPVRAKIKCEKLNFYYGEKHALKDINLEMGERQVTAMIGPSGCGKSTLLRILNRMYDLYPGQRAEGKILLDGDDIIAKTLDPAILRSRVGMVFQKPTPFPMSIYDNIAFGVRLHERLSKADMDDRVEWCLSKAALWEEVKDRLGSSALGLSGGQQQRLCIARSIAVKPEVVLLDEPTSALDPISTAKIEELIDELKREFTIVIVTHNMQQAARCADVTAFFYLGNLIEVGQTMQMFSTPNDRRTQDYITGRFG, from the coding sequence ATGTCCTCGCTTCCCAACCCGTCCATCACCGTGGCCGCAGCCGACCGTCCGCAATCCGACGTGCCGGTGCGCGCCAAGATCAAGTGCGAGAAGCTGAACTTCTATTACGGCGAGAAGCACGCCCTCAAGGACATCAACCTGGAGATGGGCGAGCGGCAGGTCACGGCGATGATCGGGCCGTCGGGCTGCGGCAAGTCGACCCTGCTGCGCATCCTCAACCGCATGTACGACCTCTATCCCGGCCAGCGGGCCGAGGGCAAGATCCTGCTCGACGGCGACGACATCATCGCCAAGACGCTCGATCCGGCGATCCTGCGCTCGCGCGTCGGCATGGTGTTCCAGAAGCCGACGCCCTTTCCGATGTCGATCTACGACAACATCGCCTTCGGCGTGCGTCTGCACGAGCGCCTGAGCAAGGCCGACATGGACGACCGGGTCGAATGGTGCCTGTCGAAGGCGGCGCTGTGGGAGGAAGTGAAGGACCGGCTCGGCTCCTCCGCCCTCGGCCTCTCCGGCGGCCAGCAGCAGCGCCTGTGCATCGCGCGGTCCATCGCGGTGAAGCCTGAGGTCGTGCTGCTCGACGAGCCGACCTCGGCGCTGGACCCGATCTCGACCGCCAAGATCGAAGAGCTGATCGACGAATTGAAGCGCGAGTTCACCATCGTCATCGTCACGCACAACATGCAGCAGGCGGCGCGTTGCGCCGATGTCACGGCCTTCTTCTACCTTGGCAATCTGATCGAGGTCGGCCAGACCATGCAGATGTTCTCGACCCCGAACGATCGCCGCACCCAGGATTACATCACCGGCCGCTTCGGCTGA
- the pstC gene encoding phosphate ABC transporter permease subunit PstC has product MTAVADALADKGAKTEARRQVPPSGRHSVPGANLDPVFRAALYACGLFVLLLLGLIIALLFQGGLPALLEFGPSFYWNTVWNPVTEKFSAGVMIYGTLFTGFIAILVALPMSFGIAFFLTEIAPIRLRRPIGVAIQLLAAVPSIIFGMWGFFVVVPLIAAYVQPPLIDLFSVVPVLDLLFKGPAQGSGMFTAGVILALMIIPFITAMFVEIIESVPPMLKESAYGVGATTFEVFRAVSVPYGRTALVGAVMLGLGRALGETMAVTFVIGNANRISASLFAPGSTIASTVANEFPEAGAGSMKLHALLELGFVLFVISFIVLAISRALVRTRLK; this is encoded by the coding sequence ATGACAGCCGTCGCCGATGCCCTGGCGGACAAGGGTGCCAAGACCGAGGCCCGCCGCCAGGTTCCGCCCTCCGGGCGCCATTCCGTGCCCGGCGCCAACCTCGACCCGGTGTTCCGCGCCGCGCTCTATGCCTGCGGCCTGTTCGTCCTGCTGCTGCTCGGCCTGATCATCGCGCTGCTGTTCCAGGGCGGCCTGCCGGCGCTGCTCGAGTTCGGCCCGTCCTTCTACTGGAACACCGTTTGGAATCCGGTGACCGAGAAGTTCAGCGCCGGGGTGATGATCTACGGCACGCTGTTCACCGGCTTCATCGCCATCCTCGTCGCCCTGCCGATGTCCTTCGGCATCGCCTTCTTCCTCACCGAGATCGCGCCGATCAGGCTGCGTCGCCCCATCGGCGTCGCCATCCAGCTCCTCGCCGCCGTGCCCTCGATCATCTTCGGCATGTGGGGCTTCTTCGTCGTCGTGCCGCTGATCGCCGCCTATGTCCAGCCGCCGCTGATCGATCTGTTCAGCGTGGTTCCCGTGCTCGATCTCCTGTTCAAGGGCCCGGCCCAGGGCTCGGGCATGTTCACGGCCGGCGTCATCCTGGCCCTGATGATCATCCCCTTCATCACCGCGATGTTCGTCGAGATCATCGAATCCGTGCCGCCGATGCTGAAGGAATCGGCCTACGGCGTCGGGGCCACCACGTTTGAGGTGTTCCGTGCCGTCTCGGTGCCCTACGGGCGGACCGCCCTGGTCGGCGCCGTCATGCTCGGCCTCGGCCGCGCGCTCGGCGAGACCATGGCGGTGACCTTCGTCATCGGCAATGCCAACCGCATCTCCGCATCGCTGTTCGCGCCGGGCTCGACCATCGCCTCCACCGTCGCCAACGAGTTCCCCGAGGCCGGCGCCGGCTCGATGAAGCTGCACGCGCTCCTGGAGCTCGGCTTCGTGCTGTTCGTCATCTCCTTCATCGTGCTCGCCATCTCGCGGGCCCTCGTCCGCACCCGGTTGAAGTGA
- the phoU gene encoding phosphate signaling complex protein PhoU — MAEHIVKSFDQELLELRNMIAEMGGYAEKSVLDSINALMRRDMEQAERVIALDGTIDALQRAAEERAILVIAKRQPLAQDLREIVAALRVAGDLERIGDLGKNIAKRVVAINGQMQGNKIFGGFNHMAELVLEQLKQVLDAFAQRNVEEALAVWRSDGAVDAMYTSLFRELLTYMMEDPRNIGFCTHLLFCAKNIERIGDHATNIAETVHYLVTGQSPSGERPKNDTTSTMPVEFPAVAN, encoded by the coding sequence ATGGCCGAACATATCGTCAAGTCCTTCGACCAGGAGCTGCTCGAGCTCCGGAACATGATCGCCGAAATGGGCGGCTATGCGGAGAAGAGCGTGCTCGACAGCATCAACGCCCTGATGCGTCGCGACATGGAGCAGGCCGAGCGCGTCATCGCGCTCGACGGCACCATCGACGCGCTGCAGCGCGCCGCCGAGGAGCGCGCCATCCTGGTCATCGCCAAGCGCCAGCCGCTCGCCCAGGACCTGCGCGAGATCGTCGCTGCGCTGCGCGTCGCCGGCGACCTCGAGCGTATCGGCGACCTCGGCAAGAACATCGCCAAGCGCGTGGTGGCCATCAACGGCCAGATGCAGGGCAACAAGATCTTCGGCGGCTTCAACCACATGGCCGAGCTGGTGCTGGAGCAGCTCAAGCAGGTGCTCGACGCCTTCGCCCAGCGTAACGTCGAGGAGGCCCTGGCGGTCTGGCGCTCGGACGGGGCGGTCGACGCCATGTACACATCGCTGTTCCGCGAGCTCCTGACCTACATGATGGAGGATCCGCGCAACATCGGCTTCTGCACCCATCTCCTGTTCTGCGCCAAGAACATCGAGCGCATCGGCGACCACGCCACCAACATCGCCGAGACCGTGCACTACCTCGTGACCGGCCAGTCGCCGAGCGGCGAGCGGCCGAAGAACGACACCACCAGCACCATGCCGGTGGAGTTTCCCGCTGTCGCGAACTGA
- a CDS encoding acyl-CoA dehydrogenase C-terminal domain-containing protein — MPSYKAPVDDVIFLLTDVLDIDRHRELPGFEDVSRQTLRAILEEGGRICAEKLLPLNASGDREGCRRAEDGSVATPKGFKAAYEAYREGGWIGLPVPAEYGGMGLPATLNAVMQEFVTSANFAFGMYPGLTQGAMAALLVHGSQEQKATYIPKMAAGEWSGTMNLTEPHCGTDLGLLRTRAAPQPDGSYAITGQKIFISAGEHDLAENIVHLVLARIEGAPAGTKGISLFVCPKFIPDAEGRPGRRNALSCGKIEEKMGIHANATCVMDYDGATAWLVGEANKGLAAMFVMMNEARLAVGIQGLGIGEVAYQNAAAYARDRLQGRALTGPKAPDKPADPIIVHPDVRRTLMTIRALTEAGRALALATALQADLYRRAPDEKVRQAADDRLGLMTPVLKAMLTDYGFTHAVNAQQVLGGHGYIAEWGMEQFVRDARITMIYEGANGIQALDLVGRKLPRDGGRAMMAFLAEVNGFVRENEADARMGPYVAPLKASVGHLQQATMWFMQNAIARPDHAGAGSADYLHLLGLVALGHMWGLMARAALARSEEPAMQAKLVTGRFFAERLLPETGMRLARITAGADSVMALPAEMF; from the coding sequence ATGCCGAGCTACAAGGCCCCCGTCGACGACGTGATCTTCCTCCTCACCGATGTGCTCGACATCGACCGTCATCGCGAGCTGCCGGGCTTCGAGGACGTCTCGCGCCAGACCTTGCGCGCCATCCTGGAGGAAGGCGGCCGGATCTGCGCCGAGAAGCTCCTGCCGCTCAACGCTTCCGGCGACCGCGAGGGCTGCCGGCGCGCCGAGGACGGCTCGGTCGCCACGCCCAAGGGCTTCAAGGCGGCCTACGAGGCCTATCGCGAGGGCGGCTGGATCGGGCTGCCCGTCCCGGCGGAGTATGGCGGCATGGGGCTGCCGGCGACGCTCAACGCCGTGATGCAGGAATTCGTCACCTCGGCGAACTTCGCCTTCGGCATGTATCCCGGCCTGACCCAGGGGGCGATGGCGGCCCTGCTGGTGCACGGCTCGCAGGAGCAGAAGGCGACCTATATTCCCAAGATGGCCGCCGGCGAATGGTCCGGCACCATGAACCTCACCGAGCCGCATTGCGGCACCGATCTCGGTCTCCTGCGCACCCGCGCGGCGCCGCAGCCCGACGGCTCCTATGCCATCACCGGCCAGAAGATCTTCATCTCCGCCGGCGAGCACGACCTTGCCGAGAACATCGTCCATCTCGTGCTGGCGCGCATCGAGGGTGCGCCGGCCGGCACCAAGGGCATCTCGCTGTTCGTCTGCCCGAAATTCATCCCCGACGCCGAGGGCCGGCCCGGGCGGCGCAACGCCCTCTCCTGCGGCAAGATCGAGGAGAAGATGGGCATCCACGCCAACGCCACCTGCGTCATGGACTATGACGGGGCGACCGCCTGGCTGGTGGGCGAGGCGAACAAGGGCCTCGCCGCCATGTTCGTGATGATGAACGAGGCGCGGCTCGCCGTCGGCATCCAGGGGCTCGGCATCGGCGAGGTCGCCTACCAGAATGCCGCGGCCTATGCCCGCGACCGCCTGCAGGGCAGGGCGCTGACCGGGCCGAAGGCGCCGGACAAGCCGGCCGATCCGATCATCGTCCATCCCGACGTGCGCCGCACGCTGATGACCATCAGGGCCCTGACCGAGGCCGGCCGGGCCCTGGCGCTGGCCACTGCCCTGCAGGCCGACCTCTATCGCCGCGCGCCGGACGAGAAGGTCCGGCAGGCCGCCGACGACCGGCTCGGCCTGATGACGCCGGTGCTCAAGGCCATGCTGACCGATTACGGCTTCACCCATGCCGTCAACGCCCAGCAGGTGCTCGGCGGCCACGGCTACATCGCCGAATGGGGCATGGAGCAGTTCGTGCGCGATGCGCGCATCACCATGATCTATGAAGGGGCCAACGGCATCCAGGCCCTCGACCTCGTCGGCCGCAAGCTGCCGCGCGACGGCGGCCGGGCGATGATGGCCTTCCTGGCCGAGGTCAACGGCTTCGTCCGGGAGAACGAGGCCGATGCGCGCATGGGCCCCTATGTCGCGCCGCTCAAGGCCTCGGTCGGCCATCTCCAGCAGGCCACGATGTGGTTCATGCAGAACGCCATCGCCCGGCCCGACCATGCCGGCGCCGGCTCCGCCGACTATCTCCATCTTCTCGGCCTGGTGGCGCTGGGCCATATGTGGGGCTTGATGGCGCGCGCCGCGCTCGCCAGATCGGAAGAGCCGGCCATGCAGGCCAAGCTCGTCACCGGCCGCTTCTTCGCCGAGAGGCTGCTGCCGGAGACGGGCATGCGCCTGGCGCGGATCACGGCCGGCGCCGACAGCGTCATGGCGCTGCCGGCCGAGATGTTCTGA
- a CDS encoding pyridoxamine 5'-phosphate oxidase family protein, whose product MAKQFPQIELAHRAFIARQHIFFAASATAASRINLSPRGTDGFRILGSNAVAYLDRTGSGCETAAHLKADGRLTLMFCAFEAPPLILRLYGQGASLWRGTPAYARLLAEAFGGEEPLGARQIVTLDVDLVQTSCGFGVPLFDYAGERDTLERWAAAKGEDGLETYRREKNARSMDGLPTGMFDEMAAG is encoded by the coding sequence ATGGCCAAGCAATTCCCGCAGATCGAGCTGGCCCACCGTGCGTTCATCGCCCGGCAGCACATCTTCTTCGCCGCCTCGGCGACGGCCGCGAGCCGCATCAACCTTTCGCCGCGCGGCACGGACGGCTTTCGCATCCTCGGCTCCAACGCCGTCGCCTATCTCGACCGCACCGGCAGCGGCTGCGAGACCGCGGCGCATCTGAAGGCGGACGGCCGCCTGACGCTGATGTTCTGCGCCTTCGAGGCGCCGCCGCTGATCCTGCGCCTCTACGGGCAGGGCGCGAGCCTGTGGCGCGGCACGCCGGCCTATGCCCGCCTGCTCGCCGAGGCCTTCGGCGGCGAGGAGCCGCTCGGCGCCCGCCAGATCGTCACCCTCGACGTCGACCTCGTCCAGACCTCCTGCGGCTTCGGCGTGCCGCTGTTCGACTATGCCGGCGAGCGCGACACGCTCGAGCGCTGGGCCGCCGCCAAGGGCGAGGACGGGCTGGAGACCTATCGGCGCGAAAAGAACGCCCGCAGCATGGACGGCCTGCCCACCGGCATGTTCGACGAGATGGCGGCCGGCTGA
- a CDS encoding acetyl-CoA C-acetyltransferase, which translates to MTEAYIYDAVRTPRGRGKPDGALHEVTSLALASGALRAIAERNGLPEDVVEDVILGCVDPVGEAGGDIARVAAMHAGLGTRVPGVQINRFCASGLDAVNLAAAQVVSGQKDLVIGGGVESMSRIGMMASGGAWALDPSSAVPTYFMPQGVSADLIATRYGFSRGDVDAFAVESQQRAARAWEEGRFARSVVPVTDVNGLVILDRDEHMRPSTTLQSLGALNASFVQMGEMGGFDAVAVQAHPEVEKVEHVHHAGNSSGIVDGAAAVLVGSKAAGERFGLKPRARIRAAASVGSDTALMLTGPVDVTRLIFARTGLGKGDIDHFEINEAFSSVVLRYIQAFDLDPARVNPCGGAIAMGHPLGATGAMILGTALDELERTGGERALVTLCVAAGMGSATIVERV; encoded by the coding sequence ATGACCGAAGCCTATATCTACGACGCGGTGCGCACGCCGCGCGGGCGCGGCAAGCCCGACGGCGCCCTGCACGAGGTGACGAGCCTGGCGCTCGCCTCGGGCGCGCTGAGGGCGATCGCCGAGCGGAACGGCCTGCCCGAGGACGTGGTCGAGGACGTCATCCTCGGCTGCGTCGACCCCGTCGGCGAGGCCGGCGGCGACATCGCCCGCGTGGCGGCCATGCATGCCGGCCTCGGCACCCGGGTGCCGGGCGTGCAGATCAACCGGTTCTGCGCCTCGGGGCTCGATGCGGTGAACCTGGCGGCGGCGCAGGTCGTCTCCGGCCAGAAGGACCTCGTCATCGGCGGCGGCGTCGAGAGCATGTCGCGCATCGGCATGATGGCCTCGGGCGGCGCCTGGGCGCTCGATCCCTCCAGCGCCGTGCCGACCTACTTCATGCCGCAGGGCGTCTCGGCTGACCTGATCGCCACCCGGTACGGCTTCTCGCGCGGCGACGTCGACGCTTTTGCGGTGGAATCCCAGCAGCGCGCCGCCCGGGCCTGGGAGGAGGGGCGCTTCGCCCGGTCCGTCGTGCCGGTCACGGACGTCAACGGCCTCGTCATCCTCGACCGCGACGAGCACATGCGCCCCTCCACCACGCTGCAGTCGCTCGGCGCCCTCAATGCCTCCTTCGTGCAGATGGGCGAGATGGGCGGCTTCGACGCCGTCGCCGTGCAGGCCCATCCGGAGGTGGAGAAGGTCGAGCACGTCCACCACGCCGGCAATTCCTCCGGCATCGTCGACGGGGCGGCGGCCGTGCTGGTCGGCTCCAAGGCGGCCGGCGAGCGCTTCGGCCTCAAGCCCCGGGCGCGCATCCGCGCCGCGGCTTCGGTCGGCTCCGACACGGCGCTGATGCTGACCGGCCCCGTCGACGTCACCCGGCTGATCTTCGCCAGGACCGGGCTCGGCAAGGGCGACATCGACCATTTCGAGATCAACGAGGCCTTCTCCTCGGTGGTGCTGCGCTACATCCAGGCCTTCGACCTCGATCCCGCCAGGGTCAACCCCTGCGGCGGCGCCATCGCCATGGGCCACCCGCTCGGGGCGACCGGCGCCATGATCCTCGGCACGGCCCTCGACGAGCTGGAGCGCACCGGCGGGGAGCGCGCCCTGGTCACGCTCTGCGTCGCCGCCGGCATGGGCTCGGCCACCATCGTCGAGCGCGTCTGA
- a CDS encoding MerR family transcriptional regulator: MIDALSSVLSPRFGAPASEERPGRFTIHDLVAEFGITARTLRFYEEKGLLTPERRGLERLYSRRDRARLKLVLMGKSVGFSLEEVRDMLDLYDLGDGQATQLTVALTRFEDKLLELEARRRDIDRAHAELSHARDIVRARLAALAEPEPPRHARPR; encoded by the coding sequence GTGATCGACGCGCTCTCTTCAGTCCTGTCCCCGCGCTTCGGCGCTCCCGCGAGCGAGGAGCGCCCCGGCCGCTTCACCATCCACGACCTCGTCGCCGAGTTCGGCATCACCGCCCGCACCCTGCGCTTCTACGAGGAGAAGGGGCTGCTCACCCCGGAGCGGCGCGGCTTGGAGCGCCTCTATTCGCGGCGCGACCGGGCGCGGCTGAAGCTGGTGCTGATGGGCAAGAGCGTCGGCTTCTCCCTGGAGGAGGTGCGCGACATGCTCGACCTCTACGACCTCGGCGACGGCCAGGCGACGCAGCTCACCGTGGCGCTCACCCGTTTCGAGGACAAGCTCCTGGAGCTGGAGGCGCGCCGGCGCGACATCGACCGGGCCCATGCCGAGCTCAGCCATGCCCGCGACATCGTCCGGGCCCGTCTGGCCGCCCTGGCCGAGCCCGAGCCGCCGCGGCACGCCCGGCCGCGATAA